In Dehalococcoidales bacterium, the genomic stretch CGCATTTGTACCCTAATACTTGCCATTTCTTAAAACGGCATAGAGGATAATCCGCATTATTGCAAAGGGAAGATACAAACTCGCGCATTCTGTCGCTTCGGCGTAGTGCCGCTTCCTCCGACAACTTCAAATCGTCAATCAAATACGATTCAAGGTCGGCTATTTTGTCTCTGACTGCCCCCGATATCTTTACCTTACGCATTTTTTAAACGTTTTCGGATACCGTTGTTTAGTTCATCAAAAAATTCATCTACCGAAACAGCATTGCATTCCGCGGCGGCTTCTTGGAAACTTTTCTTTTCAATCACCGTAGCAAATGGCAACGTCTTGATATATTCAAGAAGCTGCTTTGCCTGTGGGCTGTTCTCTTCAATAATAATCGTTGTCATAATGATACTGTATTTAGTTCACTTACAAAGATAATGATTTTCCGGAGACTGCCACTATCCTCAAAGATAACCAAGAATTGGTTTAAAATTATTCGAGGAGTTACGATTAGGTTAAGAACAACCGCGACATTCAACAAAACAGCGCCCTGTCTGTTATAGTTGAATTCGATTCCAGTAAAAAATAAAACTACAGGTAACATGATGATGAAAGCAGCCGTGTATGAACGTTACGGTTCGCCGGAAGCGGTCCGTGTAAAGGATATCCCCACCCCCGTGCCAAGAAAGAAAGAACTCCTTGTAAAGGTAGTCGCGTCCACCGTGAACCGCACCGATTGCGGTTTCCGTAGTGCCGAGTATTTCGTCTCGCGGTTCTGGAGCGGGCTGTTCCGTCCCAAGTTCCCGGTACTGGGTTGCGAGTTTGCCGGCATCGTGGAAGAAGTGGGTGAAGAAGTCTCACTCTTTAAAAAAGGGGACCGCGTCTTCGGCTTCAACGACGAGACTTTTGGCGGCCACGCCGAGTATCTGGTGATAGCCGAAGACAAGGCTATAACCACCATTCCCGAAGGTCTCTCGTTCGAGGAAGCCGC encodes the following:
- a CDS encoding NAD(P)-dependent alcohol dehydrogenase, with translation MMMKAAVYERYGSPEAVRVKDIPTPVPRKKELLVKVVASTVNRTDCGFRSAEYFVSRFWSGLFRPKFPVLGCEFAGIVEEVGEEVSLFKKGDRVFGFNDETFGGHAEYLVIAEDKAITTIPEGLSFEEAAPITEGSHYALVNIRAANIQPGDRVMVYGATGAIGSAAVQLLKHLGTAVAAVVNTKNMGLIKSLGVDEVIDHEKEDFTRIGTQAETRFSFIFDAVASALSRNASPC